The following proteins are co-located in the Arctopsyche grandis isolate Sample6627 chromosome 3, ASM5162203v2, whole genome shotgun sequence genome:
- the LOC143909679 gene encoding uncharacterized protein LOC143909679 codes for MSSAENEEIEASTSKSHKGRNPTRDVEPIRDRSSSRIHQTRSQTQSIEILAKENKVEVIMTSIELRYSGAVQRLKGKIDKSSELDEGQYQTIKEAYDYVRKLHYEYLDNLTDIPKAAKIDEEYDAITITVKNLKAALDCQSFQDSKLKVEQATIKFARDKLPTLTIPTFQGDPSEWQSFQQAFKNIIGNKTEYSNVTKLQYLHQSLIGPALAAVSGLDISSDNYEIAWSILDKQYNLPRLNLKTRINSLCDLKLITRESHIELRNLLNQVTVCIKNIESLGYAREILDPWVTCLVLRKLPFNIVRDWEISLVSREMPPYESLETFLQNRCNVLQSTASVTTVKEFPHSRQRIMRTHVANKNPSSKVNACAFCRNNHFIGKCDKFKAKSSMERNEFVKSNNMCFKCLNSSHKITNCKSNYNCLRCKQNHHTLLHQDDTFSSNNTGRKSINAHSTHFSQREIILPTVQVDIITSNGTVVKGRTLLDSGSQVNYVTTSFAKKNNFKLEKISQKIVGIANQESSIRHITKVTIRSSTTNYSTKVLCLVLPEITGEIPTVKLDQQLISIPAGIKLSDPLWNKPTPIDFLLGAEICVHAMKAGTIQLGKGMPILKDTEFGWTIVGPYPEVNNAPGKSHIGLSQLDSHIQNFWMIDQVPMVKHQSLEEKRCEEHFQAHTSRDKNGRFCVALPYKNSPVVLGSSLHIAEKRHKTLERRFLANNNLKMEYNKVLEEYINLGHMSECEPPEAHEVHCYLPHHVVVKESSLTTKYRVVFDASAKTTSNISLNNILMVGPNVQSDLLSLLLNFRLHKYVITADIKQMYRQIQIAEKNKNVQRIIWRTDPQSKFKHYKLNTVTFGTASAPFLATRCLNQLAEENRNKYPIASKVIERDFYVDDLLTGTNTIEAGKLLKVQLETILLSAGMPLSKWTSNNSDIITDVKADDCSDFNFSNESHKTLGLFWKPREDVFVFKVQTEVETENITKRNFLSVISQIFDPLGLLSPLLINYKILMQSVWQQTIGWDEFIPQTIFKKWKDCQLSNTVMKLYKIPRLIILNNAINIQAHGFCDASEKAYGACIYVKCTDQLGNSKCHLVCSRSRVAPLSFVTIPRLELCSAMLLSKLMKSTIDQLTIHINEKYYWTDSTVALHWIRGESCKWTTFVANRVAEIQSISQPIEWYHVSSTDNPADLISRGTQPSELNHNSLWWDGPSWLKLDESRWPRRPPEITIDLPERRVVTNATLVRENNWIDKYSHLPRLLRVLSYVRRPLRNKQLNVKENNEPSALELKDALNNLIRLSQMESFPLEYRLLSKGHPIPSSSKLAKLSPLFHENLICVGSRLPLGTTLSTSPIILSNKHKLTHMIVRDAHLKYIHLGTQALLSLLRQTYWPLAGHNTVKGVVRSCVICFRNKPLSHNRLMGLLPLERTTANFPFSHVGIDFAGPFPVKSGCNKNSKIIKGYVCVFVCFSSKAVHLELVGDLTSSNFLNCLRRFVARRGRPNTIYSDNATNFVGASRELVNLVKLIYERPHEEKLLRYVASEGIRWKFNPPRAPHMGGLWEAAVKSMKIHLNKVLKATTLNFESFCTVLTQIEACMNSRPLSPLSSDPLDLLPLTPGHFLIGRSLLALPMEVKYNTNVHANLLQIQLTTAAFWKRWSAEYLHSLQLRHKWKKDSSNNLSVGQMVLLKEEHMLPTRWVLGRVTKLYPGPDGRVRVVDVFTASGEFRRSSHLVAPLPILPQGPLDRKEDQQEGGETAASIPSTSVA; via the coding sequence atgtcaagtgctgaaaacgaggaaatagaagcttcgacttccaagtcgcataaaggtcgaaatccaactagggacgtagaacctattagagacaggtcaagctctagaatacatcagactcgaagtcagactcaatcgatagaaatattagcgaaggaaaataaagtagaagttataatgacgtcaatagaattaaggtattcaggcgcggtacaaagactaaaaggaaaaatagataaatcctccgaattagatgaaggacagtatcaaaccattaaagaagcatacgattatgtccgaaaactccattacgaatatttagataaccttacagacataccgaaagcggccaaaatagacgaagagtacgatgcaattacaataacagttaaaaatcttaaagcagcattagattgccaatcctttcaagatagtaaactaaaggtagagcaagcaacaattaaatttgctagagataagttaccgacgttaaccattcccacatttcagggagatccatctgaatggcaatcgtttcaacaagcttttaagaatataataggaaacaaaacggaatattcgaatgtcacgaaattgcaatatttgcatcaatccttaatcggtcccgctttggcagctgtatcaggtttagatattagctcagacaattacgaaatagcttggagtattttagacaagcaatataatttaccaagacttaatctcaaaactaggattaattcactttgtgacttaaaattaatcacaagagaatcacatatcgaattgagaaatctattgaatcaggtaacagtgtgtattaaaaacattgaatcgttgggttacgcgagagaaattttagatccatgggtaacatgtttagttctaaggaaattaccttttaatatagtaagagactgggaaatatcgctggttagcagagaaatgccaccatatgaaagtttagagacattcttgcagaatagatgtaatgtattacaatctactgcatctgtaactacggtgaaggaattccctcatagtcgtcaaagaatcatgagaactcatgtcgcgaacaaaaacccatcaagtaaggtaaacgcatgcgcattctgtcgaaataatcatttcataggcaaatgtgataaattcaaagcaaaatccagtatggaaagaaatgaattcgttaaatctaataacatgtgttttaaatgtttaaattcatcgcataagataacaaattgcaagtctaactataattgcttaaggtgcaaacaaaaccatcacactttgttgcatcaggacgatacatttagttccaataatacgggaaggaagtcaattaatgctcattctactcatttctctcaaagggagataattttaccgacggtacaagtagacattataacgtccaatggaacggtcgttaagggtcgcacattattagattccggctcacaagtcaactatgttaccacatctttcgctaagaagaataacttcaaattagagaaaatctctcaaaaaattgtaggtatcgctaatcaagaaagtagcattcgtcacatcaccaaggtgaccataaggtcttcaaccactaattactcaaccaaagtgttgtgtttggtattaccagaaattactggcgaaattccaactgtgaaactggatcaacagttaatttcaataccagcgggaatcaagttatcagatcccctttggaataaaccgacgccaatcgatttcttgctcggcgccgagatttgcgttcatgctatgaaagcaggaaccatccagttaggaaaaggtatgcctatcttaaaggataccgaattcggatggacaatagttggtccatatcccgaagtaaataatgctccagggaagagccacataggcttaagtcaattagacagtcacattcaaaacttttggatgatcgaccaggttcctatggtaaaacatcaatctcttgaggagaaaagatgtgaggaacatttccaagcacacacatcacgagataaaaacggtagattttgtgtagctttaccatataaaaattccccggtagtattaggaagttcattgcacattgcggagaaaagacacaaaactttggaaagacgttttttagccaataataatttaaaaatggaatacaataaagttttagaagagtacataaatttaggacatatgtcagagtgtgaacctccggaggcacatgaggttcattgttatttacctcatcacgtcgtggttaaggagtctagccttaccactaaatatcgtgtagtttttgatgcgtccgcaaagacaacgtctaatatctcactaaataatattttgatggtgggacctaatgtccaatcagatttgttaagtttactactcaactttcgactccataaatacgtgattactgcggatattaagcagatgtaccgacagattcaaatagcagagaaaaataaaaatgtacaacgaatcatttggcgaacagatccccagagtaaattcaagcattacaagcttaatacagtaacattcggaactgcttcagccccatttttagctactagatgtctaaatcagttagcagaggagaatagaaacaaatatcccatcgctagtaaagtgatcgaacgtgatttttatgttgatgatttgctcacgggaactaatactattgaagctggtaaattattaaaggttcaactggaaaccatattattatcagccggtatgcccttaagcaaatggacatcgaacaactccgatataatcacggatgttaaagctgacgattgttcagattttaacttctctaacgaatcacacaaaactttaggtttattttggaaaccgcgggaagacgtttttgtatttaaggttcaaaccgaagtcgagactgaaaatataacaaaaagaaactttttatcagtaattagtcagatcttcgacccattaggactattatctccattgttaattaattataagatattaatgcaatctgtctggcaacaaaccattggttgggatgaattcattcctcagacaatcttcaaaaaatggaaagattgccaattatccaatacagtcatgaaactttataaaattcctagattgataatactaaataatgccattaatatacaggcacacggattttgtgacgcatccgagaaagcttatggtgcttgtatttatgtaaaatgtactgatcaattgggaaattccaaatgtcatcttgtgtgttctcgttcgagagtcgctccgctcagttttgtaactattccgcgtttagagctgtgctccgctatgttattatcaaagttaatgaagtcaacaatagaccaattaacaattcatattaatgaaaaatattattggacggattcaaccgtcgcattgcattggattagaggagagtcatgtaaatggaccaccttcgttgccaatcgagtggccgaaatccaatcaatatctcaacccattgagtggtaccatgtctcctctacagacaatccagcagatttaatttctcgagggactcaaccatcagaattaaatcataattcgttatggtgggacggccctagttggttgaaattagacgaatcacgatggcctcgaagacctcctgagatcacaatagatcttccagagagaagggtagtcactaacgctacccttgtgagggaaaataattggatagataaatattctcatcttccaagactccttcgagttttatcatatgttcgtcggccactaaggaataaacaattaaacgttaaagaaaataacgaaccgtccgctttagaattaaaagatgctttaaataatttgataaggttatcgcaaatggaatcatttccattggaatatcgtttgctgagcaagggacatccaattcccagtagcagtaaattagctaaattgtcccctctattccacgagaatttaatttgtgttggaagtagacttcctctgggaacaactctatcaacgtcacccattatcttgtcaaataagcataaacttacacacatgattgtccgagatgcgcacttgaaatatattcacttgggtactcaagccttactgtcgttattgcggcagacctattggccattggccggacataatactgtcaaaggagtggtgcgttcatgtgtcatttgtttcagaaataaaccactgtcacacaatagattaatgggattactcccgcttgaacgtaccactgcgaattttcctttcagtcatgtggggatagatttcgcaggaccttttcctgtgaagagtggttgcaataagaattctaagataattaagggttacgtttgtgtctttgtgtgtttttccagtaaggcagttcacttggaacttgtcggagacttaacgagttcaaatttcttaaattgtttaagaagattcgtagccagacgtggcaggcccaatacgatatattccgacaatgctactaattttgtcggtgcaagtcgtgaactcgttaatttagtaaaattaatttacgaacgtcctcatgaggagaagctactacggtatgtagcctccgaagggattcgttggaagtttaacccgccaagggcgcctcacatgggagggctgtgggaagcagcggttaaatccatgaagattcatttaaacaaggtgttaaaggccaccaccttaaatttcgaatcattttgtacggtattgactcaaatagaagcttgcatgaattcccgtcctcttagtcccttgtcttcggatccactagaccttttacccctcacacctggacatttcttaattggcagatccttactcgctcttccaatggaggttaaatataacactaatgtccatgccaatctgcttcagatacaattgaccacagcagcattttggaaacgttggtcggcggaatatttacattctttgcagttacgacacaaatggaagaaggactcgagcaacaatctgagtgtgggtcaaatggtcctgttaaaggaggaacacatgctgccaacccgatgggtcttgggtcgagtcactaaattgtatcccggaccagatggcagagttcgagtcgtcgacgtctttactgccagcggagagtttcgtcggtccagtcatctagtggcgccattgccgattctaccacaaggaccacttgacaggaaggaagatcagcaagagggaggagaaacagcagcttcaattccgtcaacttcggtagcttag